The genomic DNA AGATCCTCGACGAGGCCAAGCGGCTGGGCGTCACCATCCGCGGCATCAAGCTCACCGACGCCATGGGCTGGGCGACGCCGCGGCGCGTCGAGCGCGCCATCGGCGCGGTGCGCGAGCGCTGGCCCGAGATGGAGATCGCGCTGCACCTGCACGACACGCGCGGCGTCGGCATGGCGTCGGCCTATGCCGGGCTGCGGCTGGGCGTGAGCCGCTTCGATTCGTCGATCGCCGGGCTGGGCGGCTGTCCCTTCGCCGCCACCGAGGGCGCGGTGGGCAACATCTGCACCGAGGACCTCGCCTTCATGTGCGAGGAGATGGGCATCGAGACCGGGCTCGACCTCGAGGCGCTGATCGAGGCGGCGTTCGTCGCCGAGGAGGTCGTCGGCCGCAAGCTGCCCGGCCACGTCATGCGCGGCGGCTCGCTTTCCGCCATCCGCAAGCGCCAGCAGGCGCTCGCCGCGGCGGCAGCCTGATTCCTTCCCCCGGAGGGGGAAGGTGCCCGAAGGGCGGAAGGGGGATGTCGAAGCCGAACGCAGGAGTCCGTCTTCGACATCCCCCTTCCGTCGCTGCGCGCCACCTTCCCCCTCCGGGGGAAGGAAAAACAGAAGGAGGAATCCCATGCCCGACACCACGCAGCCGGCGCCGACGCCGACCACCGGACCGCTCGCCTCACGCTATGTCGATGTCGGCGCGATCGCCTGGGAGAAGACGCGCTTCGAGGGCGTCGAGTGGAAGATCCTGATGGAGGACAAGGAGCGCGGCCTGCTCACCGCGCTGATGCGCTGGGCGCCCGGCGCGCGCCTGCCGCTGCACGAGCATGTCGAGATCGAGCAGACCTGGGTGCTCGAAGGCAGCTTCGAGGACCACCAGGGCGTCTGCACCGCCGGCAACTATGTCTGGCGCCCCAAGGGCAGCCGCCACGAGGCCTGGACGCGCGAGGGCGCGGTGATGCTGGCGGTGTTCCTCAGCCCCAACCGGTTCTTCGACCAGGGCTGATCCGCCGGAGCTCCCTGCGGCGTGAGGCCCGTCAGGGTACCGACGGGCGGCGGGTATAGTCTGGTGATGGGCAAGGGAGTCGCCCGATGAACCAGACGCTCAGGGTCGATGTCGTCGACATGCTTGGCAAGGGCATGAACCAGGTGGCGCTCGCCGTGCGCACCAACAACAGGATGAGCGCCAACCCCACCGTTCTGGTGGAGTTCACGCCGCAGGGCGACCGCTTCGACTCCTTCGTCGTCCAGGTCACCCGGTCGGTGTCGATGATGCAGCGCTCGATCAGCGCGCTGCGGCTGTGGGCGCATGCCGTCGTGTTCGACCTGCGCGACGACATTCCCACCGGCAAGGCGATGCTGGGCGACCGGACCTTCACCGTCGCGGACGTGCGCAGCCGGCGCGCCACCTTCGCCAGCCTCAAGCCCTATTTCTCCGGCCACGCCAACACACGCTTCGAGTTCCGCGGCTGCGGCGTGGCCAATCTCGACGGGCTGGTCATGATGAAGGAGCTCGCCGCGCTGTGGGACGTGCGCGTGCACGCCGCCGAGCTCAACCAGGGCGCCGGCATGTACTGGGACGGTCCGGTGATCGAGGCCCTGCCCGACGGCACGCTGCGCCGCATCGCCGGCCTGGGGTTCGACGCCGCGTACTGATTCGGTTGGACGTGCCGGTCCGGCTCTGCCAATGGAGCCGTCGCACCCTGCCGGAGCATCCCCCGCTTGTACGAATTGATGCAGCCTCTGCGACTTCTGATGCTGTCGGTCTTCACCGGCCTCGGCGTGCTCCTGCTGTCTTTCACCGCGTGGATGGTGGTGGACAACATCGGCGTCATGCGCACGCACCAGCACGCCCGCGCCGAGGTCGTGAAGAGCCAGCGCATCGGGTCCGGGGCGCGCAAGGGACTGACCTTCTACGCCGTCGTGGTCCGTTACGATGGCCCGCGCGGCCGGCGCACCGCGCAGGTCGATCGCTCGACCAGCCACTACGAGCCCGGCGAGATCCTGAGCGTCTACTACCGGCCCGAGACGGCCTACAAGGTCGTCGCCGGCAGCTTCATGGCCATGTGGTTCTTCCCCACGATCCTCGGCACCCTGGGCCTGGTGGCGGTGTTCTTCGGGCTGCGGCCGAAGGACCTGCGGCGGCCCGCGACTCCGACATAGGCCCTGGCTTTGCCTTCCCCCGGAGGGGGAAGGTGCCCGAAGGGCGGATGGGGGATGTCGAAGACGGACACCGGCTTCGTTGAGGCATCCCCCATCCGTCAGCGCTTCGCGCTGCCACCTTCCCCCTCCGGGGGAAGGGAGATCACGCGCTTCACCGCCGCCTCGAGCGAGCGATCGATGTCGCGCAGGACGATGCTCAGCAGCACGCTCGCGACCTGGCCGACCGACGGCTTGAAGCCGGGCTCCGAAATGTGATCGGCGACGCGCTCCACGCGCTTCCAGTCCTCGTCCGAGAGCGGAACCTTCCTGGGCTGGGCAATGGCCCTCAAGAGGCTGGGGACGCGCCACTCCAGTGGCGCGGCGGACGATCGACAAGACGCGCCACTGGAGTGGCGCGCCCCGACCGGCAGCTGCTTTCAAGCCGTCCGGGACGCGTCGCGTCAGCCCGGCGGCGCCGGCAGCGGTGCCGGGCCGGCGGCGGGCGGCGTGCCGGGCAGGCTCACGCCGGAATTCGACAGCGCCTCGCGCAGCCGCTCCTCCTGCTCGGGCGAGAGCGAGGAGCGGATCACCCGGCCGCGCAAGCCCTTGAGCTCGGCCAGCACCTTCTCGGGCTGGATCTTGCGCACCAGCACGAACAGCGCCGAGGTGTCGGGCCGCAGGGTCTGGCCGATCGAGCGGATGAAGTCGTCGTCGATGCCGTAATCGGCGAGCTTGCCCGACAGCGCGCCGGAGCCGGCGCCGAAGGCCGCGCCGGTGATCAGCCCGATCAGCGGGTTGAGGAACAGCAGGCCGATCAGCGCGCCGAACATGCCGCCCCACAGCGCGCCGCCGGCGGCGCCGCTGGCCACCAGGTTGACGCTCTGCTTCAGCCGCACCCTTCCGTCGGCGGTGCGGATGGCGACGACCGCGTCCTCGAGATCGATCAGGTATTCCTTCTGCAGCCAGCCGAGCTCGGTGAGCGCCCGGTCCGCCTCCTGCGGATTGTCGAATCCGACGACCACCAGCTCCGCCATGGCTCACCTCCCGTGAATGCCGATCAACGGGAGATGCCGGCCCGGGTTGCGCCGGCCGGCTACTGCAGCATCAGCCAGAGCAGCGCGCCGAGCATGCCGAGCGCGAGGATCAGGATCACGAGCCAGAAGATGCTGGCGATGCCCTCGGTGTCGCGGCTCTTCGGCGAAGCGGTGTCGTGCATCGGACCCTCCAGCGCGAGGGTCAAACGCGCGGAGCGGCGCGCGGCAACGCGGCGCGACTGTGATCCTTTTGCGGCGGCGGCTTTGCGCGCCGTTCGAAGCGTCGCCTCAGCCGCGCTTGAGCCGCTCGAAGTCGGCGAACGGGTTGTAGAGCGTCTTCAGCTTGGCGACGCGCTTCGCCAAGGGATCGCTGTCGAGCAGGAGCTTCAGGGCATCCATCAGCTGCCGGCTGGAGCGCAGCGCCGCCTCGCACTCGGCCGCCGTCGTCAGCTTCTTCGTCTTGTAGTCGAGGTTGAACTTCTTGGCGCCCATCATCGAGCGATAGACGTTGCTGAGCTGGTGGGCGAGGAGCTCCTCGTGATCCGAGTAGCCGGGCAGCACCGTGTCCTGCTTCATCCTGACCGTCGGGTTGGCGTACCGATAGGCGTGGACCATCTCGTGGAACAGCACCTCGTCGGCGCGTGAGCCCGGCTCTCTTCCCCAAGACGAGTAGGTGAACATGTCGAAGGAGTACGCCACGCGAACCGCCCGGGTGCCGACATAGGCCTGGGGTGCCCAGGTGACGTTGGCGTTGCCGTCGCCCTGGAACTCGATCTGATCCGAATCGTAGGGGATGATCCAGATCGGCAGGGTGCCGCCGATGCGCAGCATGTCGAGCAGGCACAGGCCCAGCGTGTTCGCCCTGATGTAGCTCAGCAGCGCCTTGACGCGCCCCTCGTAGTGGATCGCCTCCGGGCTCGAATCGGCGACGTAGTCCCACTTGTTGGGCTGCAGCCGGACCAGCTCCTCGATCTTCTGGTTCTCGGTGATCTCGCCCTTCTCGAAGCGCGCCCGGACTTCCGCCCGGATCGCGTCGTCCTTCCTCGAGCCGTTGATCGTGATCGGATAGGGTTCGAACCTGAGCATGCGATCCTCCTGCGAGCAGGATGGGCCCCATGCCCGAGCGCGTCTGTTACGCAGGGAACAGGGCGGTGAACGAGGCGCCGGGGCCTATCTCGCCAGCCGCGCGATCGCGAACACCAGGCCGA from Alphaproteobacteria bacterium includes the following:
- a CDS encoding cupin domain-containing protein, with protein sequence MPDTTQPAPTPTTGPLASRYVDVGAIAWEKTRFEGVEWKILMEDKERGLLTALMRWAPGARLPLHEHVEIEQTWVLEGSFEDHQGVCTAGNYVWRPKGSRHEAWTREGAVMLAVFLSPNRFFDQG
- a CDS encoding DUF1269 domain-containing protein: MAELVVVGFDNPQEADRALTELGWLQKEYLIDLEDAVVAIRTADGRVRLKQSVNLVASGAAGGALWGGMFGALIGLLFLNPLIGLITGAAFGAGSGALSGKLADYGIDDDFIRSIGQTLRPDTSALFVLVRKIQPEKVLAELKGLRGRVIRSSLSPEQEERLREALSNSGVSLPGTPPAAGPAPLPAPPG
- a CDS encoding DUF3592 domain-containing protein: MQPLRLLMLSVFTGLGVLLLSFTAWMVVDNIGVMRTHQHARAEVVKSQRIGSGARKGLTFYAVVVRYDGPRGRRTAQVDRSTSHYEPGEILSVYYRPETAYKVVAGSFMAMWFFPTILGTLGLVAVFFGLRPKDLRRPATPT